In Hallerella succinigenes, the following are encoded in one genomic region:
- a CDS encoding tetratricopeptide repeat protein produces the protein MMFRCFKKVSWVWFTLCMFLCVSCNSEQKQGNEALRMGDYDRAIQKFSQVLDADPADRDARYGIALAYFGKAEASEKIGQPSIDLWIKTQTEFRILQKIDSTVARAMHSTALFYLARAKVMENSQAKVLGMLDESIELDSTNDFSLNLKGLVLQGMGDEEAAQKIFTDILSKNPNFAPAYSNLGNLYWEQGKIEEAWDIWSMGSIQFPKNSHLKRWTKIAEDSLKSNVLEAEGKNP, from the coding sequence ATGATGTTTCGTTGCTTTAAAAAAGTTTCTTGGGTTTGGTTTACACTCTGCATGTTTTTATGCGTGTCGTGTAATTCCGAACAGAAACAGGGTAATGAAGCACTGCGCATGGGTGATTACGACCGGGCCATTCAAAAGTTTTCCCAGGTTCTCGACGCAGATCCCGCCGACAGGGATGCCCGCTACGGAATCGCTCTCGCCTACTTTGGAAAAGCGGAAGCCTCCGAAAAAATCGGCCAACCGTCAATCGATCTGTGGATCAAGACCCAGACCGAATTCCGCATTCTGCAAAAGATAGACAGCACCGTCGCCCGCGCGATGCATTCCACGGCACTCTTCTATTTGGCGCGTGCCAAAGTGATGGAAAATTCGCAGGCGAAAGTTCTCGGTATGCTGGACGAATCGATTGAACTCGACAGCACGAACGACTTTAGCTTGAACCTAAAAGGGCTTGTACTGCAAGGGATGGGCGACGAAGAAGCCGCACAAAAAATATTTACCGATATCCTTTCGAAAAATCCGAATTTTGCCCCGGCCTATTCCAATTTGGGAAACCTTTATTGGGAACAGGGAAAAATCGAAGAGGCCTGGGATATTTGGTCCATGGGGTCGATTCAGTTTCCTAAAAACAGTCATTTAAAGCGTTGGACAAAGATTGCGGAAGACAGCTTGAAGTCGAATGTCCTTGAGGCAGAAGGGAAAAATCCATGA
- a CDS encoding saccharopine dehydrogenase family protein, whose product MSKVLIIGAGGVSNVVVRKCAQNSEVYSEILLASRTKSKCDAIAQDIKNIPVHTASVDADKPAEVAALIRDFKPELVINVALPYQDLAIMDACLAEGVNYLDAANYEPKDKAHFEYSWQWAYHDRFKKAGIMALLGSGFDPGVTNVYTAYAKKHYFDTIDTLDIVDCNAGNHGQAFATNFNPEINIREVTQKGKFYKDGEYFEIPPMSEHKSVDYPQVGPRESYLLWHEEIESLVKNIPIKQARFWMTFGQEYLTHLRVLEDVGMTRIDPVDFKGQKIIPLEFLKALLPEPGQLGQNYTGKTCIGCQLTGTKDGKPQTYFVYNVCDHAECFKEVKAQAVSYTTGVPVMLGGAMMLTGKWKGEGVFNMEQFDPDPFMAEIGKWGLPWNEVFGQKLV is encoded by the coding sequence ATGTCCAAGGTTTTGATTATCGGCGCCGGTGGCGTTTCCAATGTAGTGGTCCGCAAGTGCGCCCAGAACTCGGAAGTCTATTCTGAAATTCTCCTCGCCAGCCGTACCAAGTCGAAGTGCGACGCCATCGCACAGGATATCAAGAACATTCCGGTCCATACCGCTTCCGTTGACGCAGACAAGCCAGCCGAAGTCGCCGCTTTGATTCGCGATTTCAAACCGGAACTCGTTATCAACGTGGCCCTTCCATACCAGGATCTCGCCATTATGGATGCTTGCCTCGCCGAAGGCGTGAACTACCTCGATGCGGCGAACTACGAACCGAAGGACAAGGCTCACTTCGAATACTCTTGGCAGTGGGCATACCACGACCGCTTCAAGAAGGCTGGCATTATGGCTCTCCTCGGATCGGGTTTTGATCCGGGCGTCACGAACGTCTATACCGCCTACGCCAAGAAACACTACTTTGACACAATCGACACCCTCGACATCGTCGACTGCAACGCGGGCAACCACGGCCAGGCCTTTGCAACGAACTTCAACCCGGAAATCAACATCCGCGAAGTCACGCAGAAGGGCAAATTCTACAAGGACGGCGAATACTTCGAAATTCCGCCGATGTCCGAGCACAAAAGCGTTGACTATCCGCAGGTCGGTCCGCGCGAAAGCTACCTCCTTTGGCACGAAGAAATCGAATCTCTCGTCAAGAACATTCCAATCAAGCAGGCTCGTTTCTGGATGACCTTCGGTCAGGAATACTTGACTCACCTCCGCGTTCTCGAAGACGTCGGCATGACCCGCATTGACCCAGTGGACTTCAAGGGTCAAAAGATCATCCCGCTCGAATTCCTCAAAGCTCTTCTTCCGGAACCAGGACAGCTCGGGCAGAATTACACCGGCAAGACCTGCATCGGTTGCCAGCTCACCGGAACCAAAGACGGCAAGCCGCAGACTTACTTCGTTTACAACGTCTGCGATCACGCCGAATGCTTCAAGGAAGTCAAGGCTCAGGCTGTGAGCTACACCACGGGCGTGCCAGTGATGCTCGGCGGCGCCATGATGCTCACCGGCAAGTGGAAGGGCGAAGGCGTCTTCAACATGGAACAGTTCGACCCGGATCCGTTTATGGCGGAAATCGGAAAGTGGGGCCTTCCGTGGAACGAAGTCTTTGGACAGAAGCTCGTCTAA
- a CDS encoding GGDEF and EAL domain-containing protein: MVHIFEDNEKHLFEALSNSSDSAYFFASDMKANIAVWSKSAQKYLGLEKECIENIREFWENRIHPDDKELFHGYFDSVLSSHGNHHDIEYRILTATGKYEWLHCSSYIYYDEKGNPDHAAGFIRPLGYRNKIDPVSNLRTVHEFRDNLQNRLQKNDRGAILMFDLINFKRIIDDYSYSFGDRFLYTMGTLLKQALTKEDSIFRMQGSNFAVIIKSCKKSDIQAAFEAIRQVLSHVTVDNIEINQDFVCSATIFPSNGVDVDRLQQNLFYGVEYAKENNSRELVYYTDDLYLQNIRQAQLREAIKKSIRNHFEGFELFYQPIVHSEEKICESAEALLRFHTPELGMVSPMDFIPILETSKDIISVGAWVIEKAMETVKEWQTINPDFKQIHVNVSTIQFHVPGFKKFVFDTLKKYSLPGSALVLELTESCRVKSTEEFAELFEEFKRHGVMTALDDFGTGYASLIVLCDIPVDILKLDLQLTQNFVKHPQHRAILKLVADLCKNGKIRLCAEGVETEESLSLMKNAGADLIQGYFFSKPLPEAEFRKKYIEMT, translated from the coding sequence ATGGTCCATATTTTTGAAGACAATGAAAAGCACTTGTTCGAAGCGTTATCCAACAGCTCCGACTCGGCATATTTTTTTGCAAGCGACATGAAGGCAAATATTGCCGTATGGTCAAAATCTGCGCAAAAATATTTGGGGCTTGAAAAAGAGTGCATCGAAAACATTCGTGAATTTTGGGAAAACCGCATTCACCCTGATGATAAGGAATTGTTCCACGGCTATTTCGATTCTGTTTTGTCCAGTCATGGGAATCATCACGATATTGAATACCGGATTCTCACTGCGACAGGCAAATACGAATGGTTACATTGCAGCAGCTACATCTACTACGATGAAAAGGGGAATCCGGATCACGCCGCGGGCTTTATACGCCCTCTCGGTTACCGAAACAAGATCGACCCCGTGTCGAATTTGAGAACCGTCCACGAGTTCCGCGATAATTTACAGAATCGTTTGCAGAAAAACGACCGTGGCGCGATCCTGATGTTCGACTTGATCAACTTCAAAAGGATCATCGACGATTACAGCTATTCTTTTGGCGACCGTTTTCTTTACACGATGGGAACGCTTCTCAAGCAAGCCCTCACCAAGGAAGATTCCATTTTCCGAATGCAGGGTTCAAACTTTGCCGTCATCATCAAGTCGTGCAAAAAGTCCGACATCCAAGCGGCGTTTGAAGCGATCCGTCAAGTTTTGAGCCATGTCACAGTAGACAACATCGAAATCAATCAGGATTTTGTCTGCTCAGCGACCATCTTCCCTTCCAACGGTGTCGATGTGGACCGCTTGCAGCAAAACCTTTTCTACGGCGTCGAATACGCCAAGGAGAACAACAGCCGAGAACTCGTCTATTACACGGACGACCTTTACCTGCAAAACATTCGCCAGGCACAGTTGCGCGAAGCAATCAAAAAGAGCATCCGCAACCACTTTGAAGGTTTTGAACTTTTCTACCAGCCCATCGTCCACTCGGAAGAAAAAATCTGCGAGTCCGCCGAAGCGCTTCTCCGTTTCCACACGCCGGAACTCGGCATGGTCAGTCCCATGGATTTTATTCCTATCTTGGAAACCTCAAAAGACATCATCTCCGTGGGAGCGTGGGTCATTGAAAAGGCGATGGAAACCGTTAAAGAATGGCAAACGATCAATCCGGATTTCAAACAAATTCACGTCAATGTTTCCACGATTCAATTCCACGTCCCCGGATTCAAGAAATTCGTTTTTGACACGCTCAAAAAATACAGTCTGCCCGGTTCCGCGCTTGTCCTTGAACTCACGGAATCCTGCCGTGTGAAATCGACGGAGGAATTCGCTGAGCTTTTTGAAGAATTCAAGCGCCACGGCGTGATGACAGCCTTAGATGATTTCGGAACAGGCTACGCTTCGCTGATCGTTCTTTGCGATATTCCTGTGGACATCCTAAAACTGGACCTTCAGCTGACACAGAACTTTGTGAAGCATCCACAGCACCGCGCCATTTTAAAACTCGTCGCAGACCTTTGCAAGAACGGAAAAATTCGTTTGTGCGCAGAAGGCGTCGAAACCGAAGAATCGCTTTCCTTGATGAAGAACGCCGGGGCGGATCTCATCCAAGGCTATTTCTTTTCGAAGCCTCTCCCCGAAGCGGAATTCCGAAAGAAATACATCGAAATGACTTAA
- a CDS encoding DEAD/DEAH box helicase: protein MQDENNSELTIAENGVTETSDFAEKALKFSDLGLSPEVLEGVKNAGYETPSPIQEKAIPIFLSGKNLLGTAQTGTGKTAAFTLPLLSHLQFKKGETSMLVLSPTRELAVQVAEAVQHFAVALPYVHVVPVYGGQDIGIQFRALKRTPQIVVATPGRLIDHLKRGTISLENVQAVVLDEADEMLDMGFMDEVEEILSKIPQSAQRGLFSATMPSNVRKIIDRYLGEYEEACIEAKTATVDKVRQRYLTVRSEQKMEALTRVLEGETYDGVIIFVRTKQLASDVSERLEARGFNAAPLSGDLAQTLRERTVNRLKEGKIDILVATDVAARGLDVDRISHVINYDVPYDTESYVHRIGRTARAGREGNAILFITPRERRMLKMIEKATRKKIDPMEIPTGEQISERRVSMFKQKVLDTLAEGALEEFRNLVEALVEEKGIPALEIAAAVTKLAQAGQPLFPTDLPDIKSVPLREERRKASEDKFGNGPKDHAPRVEKDNGVEEGYERYYLGVGRRDHVSPRDIVGAIAGESGISSGEIGRIKLFDRFSTVELPEGLAPELRMILEEMTIRGNPSKFRLMTDDKPLPTERESFGDRKRNRDFVSRRDRNRGDRRKGKKDFRERPFRERDDKPFRKTRRFGRH, encoded by the coding sequence ATGCAAGATGAAAACAATTCTGAACTGACTATCGCTGAAAATGGTGTAACCGAAACATCCGATTTCGCAGAAAAAGCGTTAAAATTCAGCGATTTGGGACTTTCTCCTGAAGTTCTCGAAGGAGTCAAAAATGCCGGCTACGAAACTCCCTCGCCCATCCAGGAAAAGGCTATCCCCATTTTTCTTTCGGGGAAAAATCTCCTCGGCACAGCTCAAACGGGTACAGGTAAGACTGCAGCCTTTACGCTGCCGCTTCTCTCCCACCTGCAATTCAAGAAGGGCGAAACCTCCATGCTCGTCCTTTCCCCGACCCGCGAACTGGCAGTCCAGGTTGCCGAAGCGGTTCAGCATTTTGCAGTCGCCCTGCCGTATGTCCATGTTGTTCCGGTTTACGGCGGACAAGATATCGGCATTCAATTTCGCGCCTTGAAGCGTACCCCGCAGATCGTGGTGGCAACGCCGGGTCGATTGATCGACCATCTGAAGCGTGGAACGATCAGCCTTGAAAATGTCCAGGCGGTCGTCTTGGACGAAGCCGATGAAATGCTCGACATGGGCTTCATGGACGAAGTCGAAGAGATTCTTTCCAAAATTCCGCAAAGTGCACAGCGCGGTCTCTTCAGCGCCACGATGCCGTCGAACGTTCGAAAGATCATCGACCGTTACCTCGGCGAATACGAAGAAGCTTGCATCGAAGCGAAAACCGCTACGGTCGATAAGGTCCGTCAGCGTTACCTGACCGTTCGCTCCGAACAGAAGATGGAAGCCCTCACCCGCGTTCTCGAAGGGGAAACCTATGACGGTGTGATTATCTTCGTGCGCACAAAACAGCTCGCCTCCGACGTTTCCGAACGTTTGGAAGCCCGGGGCTTTAACGCAGCTCCTTTAAGCGGCGACCTCGCCCAGACTCTCCGTGAACGCACCGTGAACCGCTTGAAGGAAGGCAAGATCGACATTCTCGTCGCCACGGACGTCGCAGCCCGCGGACTCGATGTGGACCGCATATCTCACGTCATCAACTACGACGTGCCTTACGACACCGAATCTTACGTGCACCGCATTGGCCGTACTGCTCGTGCAGGCCGCGAAGGGAACGCCATCCTCTTCATCACTCCGCGCGAACGTCGCATGCTGAAGATGATCGAAAAGGCAACCCGCAAAAAGATCGACCCGATGGAAATTCCGACGGGCGAACAGATCAGCGAACGCCGCGTTTCCATGTTCAAGCAAAAGGTTCTCGACACCCTCGCCGAAGGCGCTCTCGAAGAATTCCGCAACCTGGTGGAAGCCCTTGTCGAAGAAAAGGGGATTCCGGCTCTTGAAATCGCAGCCGCTGTAACAAAGCTCGCCCAGGCTGGTCAGCCGCTCTTCCCCACGGATCTTCCGGACATCAAATCGGTTCCACTCCGCGAAGAACGTCGCAAAGCAAGCGAAGACAAGTTCGGCAACGGTCCTAAGGACCACGCTCCACGCGTCGAAAAGGACAACGGTGTCGAAGAAGGTTACGAACGTTACTACTTGGGCGTCGGACGTCGTGATCACGTTTCCCCGCGAGACATCGTCGGCGCCATCGCCGGCGAATCCGGAATTTCTTCGGGTGAAATCGGACGCATTAAACTTTTCGACCGTTTCAGTACCGTGGAACTGCCGGAAGGTCTCGCCCCGGAACTCAGGATGATCCTCGAAGAAATGACCATCCGCGGCAATCCTTCGAAGTTCCGTCTCATGACCGACGACAAGCCTTTGCCGACCGAACGCGAATCCTTTGGAGACAGAAAGCGCAACCGCGATTTCGTGAGCCGCAGAGACCGCAACCGCGGTGACCGCCGCAAGGGCAAAAAGGACTTCCGCGAACGTCCATTCCGCGAACGCGACGACAAGCCTTTCCGTAAGACGCGTCGTTTTGGTCGACACTAA
- the aroC gene encoding chorismate synthase, with protein sequence MSSIYGKLFSVSTWGESHGEAVGAVIDGCPAGLPLSEEDIQQAMDRRRPGQNTLVTPRKEADKVHILSGVFEGKTTGTPICLAVWNENQHSKDYTEMMNWYRPGHADLTYDLKYGFRDYRGGGRASARETLARVAAGAVASKILKLACGTEILSWVESVGTVTSNVDASKVTLEAVEASPVRCPDPEASEKMAKAVAEAKFAKDSIGAVLALDIRKPPVAVGEPVFDKAQAVLGGALLSISAVKGFEIGEGFHAAELHGSENNDVIRFEDGKYRTLTNHAGGILGGITNGETIHCRIAFKPTATIAQEQETAGRDHQNGTLAARGRHDPCVALRAPVIVESMAAIALVNLFLEQRARKLF encoded by the coding sequence ATGTCTAGCATTTACGGTAAATTATTTTCGGTTTCCACCTGGGGCGAATCCCATGGTGAAGCGGTTGGCGCCGTCATTGACGGTTGCCCTGCAGGACTTCCCCTTTCGGAAGAAGACATCCAGCAGGCGATGGATCGTCGCCGTCCGGGGCAAAATACCCTGGTGACGCCGCGAAAAGAAGCGGACAAAGTGCACATTCTTTCAGGTGTTTTCGAAGGAAAGACGACAGGAACACCGATTTGCCTCGCTGTTTGGAATGAAAATCAGCATTCCAAGGATTATACCGAGATGATGAACTGGTACAGACCGGGACATGCGGACCTGACTTACGATTTGAAGTACGGATTCCGCGATTACCGTGGCGGCGGTCGTGCTTCAGCGCGTGAAACGCTTGCCCGTGTAGCTGCCGGTGCTGTGGCAAGTAAAATTTTGAAACTCGCCTGTGGAACGGAAATTTTGAGTTGGGTCGAATCGGTGGGAACCGTGACCTCGAACGTGGATGCGTCGAAGGTGACCCTCGAAGCCGTGGAGGCGTCCCCGGTTCGCTGCCCAGATCCGGAAGCGAGCGAAAAAATGGCGAAGGCCGTGGCAGAAGCAAAGTTTGCGAAGGATTCGATCGGAGCGGTTTTGGCTTTGGATATTCGCAAACCTCCGGTTGCAGTCGGGGAACCTGTGTTTGATAAGGCTCAGGCGGTTCTCGGCGGGGCGCTTCTTAGCATTTCTGCCGTGAAGGGCTTTGAAATTGGTGAAGGTTTCCATGCCGCAGAATTGCACGGCTCGGAAAACAACGACGTTATCCGTTTTGAAGACGGCAAGTACCGCACCCTGACGAATCACGCGGGCGGTATTCTCGGCGGTATCACGAACGGCGAAACAATCCATTGCCGTATTGCTTTTAAGCCGACCGCGACGATTGCCCAGGAACAGGAGACGGCTGGCCGCGATCATCAAAACGGGACGCTTGCTGCCCGTGGACGTCACGATCCTTGCGTCGCTTTGCGCGCTCCGGTGATTGTGGAAAGCATGGCGGCTATCGCGCTTGTGAATCTGTTCCTCGAACAGCGCGCACGAAAGCTGTTCTAA
- a CDS encoding c-type cytochrome — MKRKTWKKFLYTAPILYGVALGVDLCLGGAPEVPEPGSAADTLTIVDKRMAHLVYNLLDSNGMIRGADLVRGEKLFMRNCRPCHGDDGRRMNLSGDMWHPRYIGTTAHDEAPTFWYMMNFGDSVRGMLPYYDEIPLDEMVDIAGFSQTLPRHPWTAEEAAAAMKEDSILEERRKKANLQ; from the coding sequence ATGAAAAGAAAAACCTGGAAGAAGTTCCTTTATACGGCCCCGATCCTTTATGGAGTCGCGCTAGGCGTGGACTTGTGTCTGGGTGGCGCACCCGAGGTTCCGGAACCGGGATCGGCGGCGGATACGCTGACGATTGTAGATAAACGAATGGCGCACCTGGTTTACAATCTGCTCGATTCGAACGGAATGATTAGAGGGGCAGATCTTGTCCGGGGTGAAAAGCTTTTTATGCGGAATTGCCGCCCGTGTCACGGTGATGACGGAAGGCGTATGAACCTTTCGGGCGATATGTGGCATCCGCGGTACATTGGAACGACGGCCCATGACGAGGCTCCGACGTTCTGGTACATGATGAATTTTGGAGATTCCGTTCGAGGCATGTTACCGTATTACGACGAAATCCCTTTGGATGAAATGGTTGATATCGCGGGTTTTTCGCAGACTTTGCCACGGCATCCGTGGACTGCGGAAGAAGCTGCCGCGGCGATGAAGGAAGATTCCATTCTGGAAGAAAGACGAAAAAAGGCGAATCTTCAGTGA
- a CDS encoding SGNH/GDSL hydrolase family protein, protein MMDFQNIIWEGRWALDSEKARTCAPAANFSFSFEGQSLDLEMEGEARFKVEIDGNELPELLTRERKLYHVAEGLSSGVHTARIWKKTESEYGSVALYSTSPAPTVSQSQSTSAHSQSGISQIEFIGDSYTVGFGNAARDPITGTPFTTTDASQSYGVLTAQKLGASFAINAYSGRGLVQNYMRMAPNWTIPKLYAYTLGGEAPLGSSPLWNFKQFDPQVVCLFVGINDWQGEGPHPEAKAFDSAYADFLDKLREHYTRPQFVLISTEVYPVNYLPERVETVLTQELSRGNRDVSHLFLETPHNAGLDFHPNLQRHQQMAESLYLKIKDISIQKKSI, encoded by the coding sequence ATGATGGATTTTCAAAACATAATATGGGAAGGGCGCTGGGCTCTCGATTCCGAAAAGGCAAGGACCTGTGCCCCCGCCGCCAATTTTTCTTTTTCTTTTGAAGGCCAATCTCTCGATCTCGAAATGGAGGGAGAAGCCCGTTTCAAAGTCGAAATTGACGGAAACGAACTTCCGGAGCTTTTGACGCGCGAACGCAAGCTCTACCACGTCGCCGAAGGTCTCTCTTCAGGCGTTCATACAGCTCGCATTTGGAAGAAGACCGAATCGGAATACGGAAGTGTTGCGCTTTACAGCACATCCCCGGCGCCGACCGTTTCCCAATCCCAAAGCACGAGCGCTCACTCCCAAAGCGGCATTTCGCAAATCGAATTCATCGGAGATTCTTACACGGTAGGCTTTGGAAATGCAGCTCGCGATCCGATTACGGGAACCCCTTTTACGACGACGGACGCTTCCCAGAGCTACGGCGTTTTGACCGCCCAAAAACTCGGAGCGTCCTTTGCAATCAATGCTTACAGCGGACGCGGCCTTGTACAAAACTACATGCGCATGGCGCCGAACTGGACGATTCCCAAACTGTACGCATACACACTCGGTGGCGAAGCGCCCTTGGGAAGTTCTCCCTTATGGAACTTTAAACAGTTCGATCCACAGGTCGTTTGTCTGTTCGTCGGCATCAACGATTGGCAGGGAGAAGGCCCGCATCCCGAGGCAAAAGCCTTTGATAGCGCCTATGCGGATTTTTTGGACAAGCTTCGCGAGCACTATACGCGACCGCAGTTCGTGCTGATTTCGACCGAAGTCTACCCGGTGAACTATTTGCCGGAAAGGGTGGAAACCGTTCTTACCCAAGAACTTAGCCGTGGAAACCGGGACGTTTCACACCTATTTTTAGAGACTCCGCACAATGCCGGGCTCGATTTTCATCCAAACTTACAGCGTCATCAGCAGATGGCAGAATCTTTGTATCTAAAAATTAAGGATATTTCGATTCAGAAAAAATCTATTTAA
- a CDS encoding GGDEF domain-containing protein: protein MKVIWLKLMSIFRLNLMIAFLLSVTVIALFWNKYGMDDIYTIQPATYPYIVGQTDSVDGGASVLELTRTDSSIVMDYELREGYPYPYVNMQIYLGDGKSHGKDLSHYDSIYIWVKPRGEGSVRLYLRAWDDSISKPGDQSTLKFNELEFFPLEETYPAVFVPIEFRVAGWWVSQHNVNAHHARVDLSNIPLIEIQTGTAAPLGYGTLEIMGITFKGKLISAEKLMFVLIALWFFSFLFYLILRLRDYSIQRNTERKRREELEHNLVVLEVEKSDYEKASKEDALTGCLNRAGFTSVLTREQERLNNGGGALSFIMLDIDFFKKINDTWGHSVGDEVLVNLSKLIRSRIRTTDALVRWGGEEFVILCSDTPLQNAQFLAEKLRVNVENTQLISQQQITCSFGVAEMLPHEDPKIVFEHLDKALYSSKRGGRNSVTAAIKKI, encoded by the coding sequence ATGAAAGTTATTTGGCTAAAATTAATGTCCATTTTCCGCTTGAACTTGATGATTGCATTCTTGCTTTCCGTCACAGTGATTGCACTTTTTTGGAATAAATATGGGATGGACGACATTTACACCATCCAGCCAGCCACCTATCCATACATTGTAGGCCAGACAGACTCGGTAGACGGCGGAGCTTCCGTTTTGGAACTCACCCGCACGGACTCTTCCATCGTCATGGATTACGAACTGCGAGAAGGTTATCCCTACCCTTACGTCAACATGCAGATTTATCTGGGTGACGGCAAGAGCCACGGCAAGGACCTTTCCCATTACGACAGCATTTACATTTGGGTGAAACCGCGTGGCGAAGGCTCAGTGCGTCTTTACCTGCGCGCCTGGGACGATTCCATTTCGAAACCCGGAGACCAGTCGACTCTGAAATTCAATGAGCTCGAATTCTTCCCGCTCGAAGAAACCTACCCCGCTGTTTTCGTTCCGATTGAATTCCGCGTTGCCGGTTGGTGGGTTTCTCAGCACAACGTGAACGCTCACCACGCCCGCGTCGATCTTTCGAATATCCCGTTAATTGAAATCCAGACGGGAACCGCCGCGCCTCTCGGTTACGGCACTCTCGAAATCATGGGCATCACATTTAAGGGGAAACTCATTTCTGCCGAAAAGTTGATGTTCGTTCTTATCGCTCTCTGGTTCTTCTCCTTCCTCTTCTACCTGATTCTTCGCCTGCGTGATTACAGCATTCAGCGCAACACGGAACGAAAACGTCGCGAAGAACTGGAACACAACCTGGTCGTCCTTGAAGTCGAAAAGTCCGACTACGAAAAAGCTTCGAAGGAAGACGCCCTTACAGGTTGCTTGAACCGCGCCGGTTTCACGAGCGTTCTGACTCGCGAACAGGAACGTTTGAACAACGGCGGAGGCGCCCTCTCGTTCATCATGCTCGACATTGACTTCTTCAAGAAGATCAACGACACTTGGGGCCACAGCGTTGGCGATGAAGTGCTCGTGAACCTTTCTAAGCTCATCCGTAGCCGCATCCGTACAACCGATGCCCTTGTGCGTTGGGGTGGTGAAGAATTCGTGATTCTCTGCAGCGACACGCCACTGCAGAACGCCCAGTTCCTCGCCGAAAAGCTCCGTGTGAACGTGGAAAATACTCAGCTGATTTCCCAACAGCAGATCACCTGCTCGTTCGGCGTTGCCGAAATGCTCCCGCATGAAGATCCGAAGATCGTTTTCGAACATTTGGACAAGGCTCTCTACAGTTCGAAGCGCGGAGGTAGAAACAGCGTAACGGCCGCAATCAAAAAGATTTGA
- a CDS encoding TIGR02147 family protein produces MNPIFDYTDYRAWLRDAFENYKKERCAVSWRYMASKIGGDPGNLLRVAQGKIQLSIKYIQPTAEFFGLNEKESAYWTELVLFGRAKSDKEALDHYEKMLSIKGVSIKRLDAKELEFYRHWYSNAIRSLLGIDAFRDTEESYKRLAESCTPAISVREAKDAVKLLKDLKMIKLDAEGFWYVTETFVSTGGNWRSEAVRRFQEDTIALAGQSLSRHKPPLRDISTATMTFNRNMIGLVRERIQEFRRELLRLSNEGTDDDAVYQLNVQLFPIALLDKKGGEG; encoded by the coding sequence ATGAACCCAATTTTTGATTACACAGATTACCGAGCCTGGTTACGCGACGCTTTCGAAAATTACAAGAAGGAGCGATGCGCTGTATCCTGGCGGTATATGGCTTCAAAAATCGGGGGCGATCCGGGTAACCTTTTACGCGTTGCCCAGGGAAAAATCCAACTTTCCATCAAATATATTCAGCCGACCGCCGAATTCTTCGGATTGAACGAAAAGGAATCCGCCTACTGGACCGAACTCGTTCTTTTCGGAAGAGCGAAAAGCGACAAGGAAGCTCTCGACCATTACGAAAAAATGCTCTCCATCAAAGGCGTTTCCATTAAGCGCCTCGATGCGAAAGAACTCGAATTTTACAGACATTGGTATTCGAATGCAATCCGTTCGCTTCTCGGCATAGACGCTTTCCGCGACACCGAGGAAAGTTACAAGCGCCTCGCAGAATCCTGCACCCCAGCGATTTCTGTACGCGAAGCGAAGGATGCCGTTAAACTGTTAAAAGACCTGAAGATGATCAAGCTCGATGCTGAAGGATTCTGGTATGTCACCGAAACCTTCGTAAGCACCGGTGGGAACTGGCGTTCCGAAGCGGTCCGTCGTTTTCAGGAAGATACCATCGCACTCGCAGGCCAGTCTCTTTCGAGACACAAGCCTCCCCTGCGTGATATCAGCACGGCAACGATGACGTTCAACCGCAATATGATTGGACTTGTCCGCGAACGCATTCAAGAATTTCGCAGAGAACTTTTACGTCTGTCCAACGAAGGGACGGACGACGATGCAGTGTACCAGCTGAACGTTCAGCTGTTCCCCATTGCATTGCTCGATAAAAAGGGTGGTGAAGGATGA